The genomic interval GATCTACTGGTAAAGAAACCTGAGTCTCGTTAAGAAAGAACAAGGCCGGCTTTGCTGTCTAAAGGTGAAAGTGAACAGCGTTTAAGATCCACCCCCTTATGTTGCACAAATCCACGGTAAATgtatttgttgttataatttttttctcattCACTGAAAAATCGCTTTAAGTTGTAACTTGGTAGTTTTGAGAAAGCCAGCCTTGAATACCTACCCTTCCAGATATTTACCAGGTAGCAAGACTAATTATTGTTGTTAAGTTTAAGGCAATTTAAGTGCGGACATATGAGCAATACAATATGTAAGTTCCAAgtgtaagaaattataatattaattaatttgtcatgattatttaaatataatttgaattgaaacaatgataattgaaataataatatttagtacggcttttatttttaaatacgtttttatttgaaataacatttattagtttgtgggactcccgtcacttcctctcgtggcgtggtgcagCGAGCTAGTAGTGAACGGGCAGGGCAGAAGAAAGCTAGATTCGTGGATGAGCGGTAAAAGgagataattatatacaataagcggataaataatatatgaatcgattggtaaattaatatagtgacataaattaatgtaatgtgagtaattttattacaaattactcATATCATCAtcctttgatttttttatatttctactaCGAATAGGTACTACCATTAGATACAACTAAGCCTCAATTGGACCAACTAATCTtagtaaactttttttatgctaACGTTTTTCTGTTCCATTGTTGATATGTtcctttatttacattttccaCAATGAAGTAGAAATATCTACATTATAAAAGAAACTGAAAGAAACAGCTTTTAAAAACAGTCATAGCATCATCGAAATGAAAGCTAAAATTATGATTGATGTATcgcagacagacaaaattgaaTTTCTCGTTCGCTCAAAATGAACAAATTAAATCAACCTACCTTCAATACACAGGCCTTGATAAAATGTGTGTTGAATTCATAGATGAACGTCAATTTATTACAACAACTCAGTCAAACTCTCGGTAGGAATTACTTCAATTTCAAACGTGACTTTTAGTCACTgaagtacaataataaaagaataaataatttaacatatttttaagtatagcgtattaattaatatttcaaattagttGCTCGCTTTCCAAGCGAAAACTGGAAATATAGCAATATGCAGTGTTGCCTGTAACGAAAGTCTCTTATTACTGATAGGAAAGAAGTTTGAAGGTTATTGAATAACGCTGCTCTAACGTAGTGTACTTGATACAGATTCATATTAACACATTCTTTAATAGAACCTAACGATGATATGATAAACAAAATAGAACTAAGTCCTGTGCGATGTCACGTGCTCTtcttagtatattttgtttgttattaagtatttatggTTAGAGACTACAATTTAACAATTCAAAAATTTTGACATCGTACCATACAAACGCGTCTGGTGGTATTTTTGATAGTAACGAAAACTGAAAGAGCTAATCGTTTCTTTTTtggatatgttatatatttttttaatttcataaggttgttttttttaaataggtttgTGATCatcatttaatcaataaaaaataacgaaaaaaaattataaattaaacgacCTACATgcgaaactaatttaaaaaaatgttagtaattATCTTAATGCCATCTAGcggattatttataaaatacgttGTTAGTATAAATGTCTTCATAAGATAGTGatttataaaagtttgtaaATCGTAACTATtactagaatatatttaaaattgcttgaaaaaataaattaccaatattttttcataaagtatatttattcgtttattattatataaatatattatataattgtctaTGACTTTTTGGGTACTGCACTTTGCACTTAGATATCTGTGTCAATTTGTCTTTGGCTTCATCACATGACCACTTTATTTTGTCCCCGTGATCAAGTTtagaaaattcaaaaataattacgcGCAATGGCCAAAGTAGAAGTTGAAGTTGACATCCATGAAAATTCACTCGATAACAGGTAAAACATTATCGGCATCTTATATAAATGTTTCGGTCTCatttgtattacataattatattaatctaaaGTGCCAGCGAAGGTCAACATTAGTTTTGCAATTTGGCAAATATTTCTTCTTTcgtgatattatttatgttcaaataacttagttttatttgtttattgtaaatattatttacagtgcAGATAGTGAGTTGCTGGGCATGGTCGATGAAGGATCATTTGGTacgaaataaattgtttttgaattCACATTGCTTATTCGAACAAAATACGAATATTTGTCAACACTAAAACATAAtagtattattcaattaaatgtttgatttaataaattaaaagaggCTTGTTTAACTATGTATAAGCATACTGTAAGTAGTAATTTGCATTATTTGAATTTCAGGGAGTGCTGAGTGTGAAAGATCACATTTAGTTTCACAGTCTTTTCTGGATGGTAATGAAGAAGATAATAGCTCTTCATATAACTTTAAAGATATATGTAAGTTTAAccagattaattaaatttttagtatcaCTACAACTTTTCCATTAAATATGAGAGATACAACATActaatttcattgtttatttagattatagGAAGTAACTGTTTCGTAGTGTTGCACTTATTtgtttgtagtatatttttagtaacagattagaaaacaaatataatttgttttcaataatatataatttgttatatatatatgctatgagatttattcttaatattttttcagctGGAGCAGTGACATACAAACTAGTCCAAATGACTGGTGAAGAAACACCTAATACTATGTCTTCCCATTCACCAACACATGGTATGTAGTAATGCTTTTTGTTAATCTCATTGATATAATAccatatattcttttatatatttatgaataatatttctgGTTTTGTAAACTTTTCGAATAAATAACATGACATGCATGTTCAGGGCattatttctgtatttattgtaagttcatagaaaaaaatatataattactttacaTGCTAATTTTAGAAAGACTATTTAGagtaatttcttttaataattagtgTACATGTTAAgtgtaataattacatttttatattgacaGTTATACCCAGCGGTGAGTTTTATGTCATAAGCAATCCAGTACAAGTATTTGGTACAACTGCAacacaaaaaaaagttataagaaGGCAACCAATGCAAAATAAAGCTATAACAGCTAAAAAggtaatcatttaatttatttaaaaataacaaaatataataaataaatctatttgagTACTGTGATAGCTGATATGATTACTatcatatacttttattataacttcAGCGGGATGACAAAAGAAGGGCAACCCACAATGAAGTGGAAAGGCGCCGAAGGGATAAAATTAACAGTTGGATCACTAAACTAGCTGCTCTAGTACCCAATTCTGGTCTTCCTGACACAGCGAGCAAGGGTGGCATTTTAGCAAAAGCATGTGACCACATTACTGAACTCACTGAGAAACAGAAGaagtaagtaaaacaattttgagTTACTTTCATATCTTATGAgcatttgattataaaaattatttgattttagatTGGAAAAGCTGGAGGTTGATAACGACAAACTTGTATTAGAAGTCTTAAGGCTGAATCAAGAATTAACAGAATTAAGGAAAGAGAACACATCAATGCGGGTACAGTTAGCGGACAACTGTCTGATTTCGAATACACCTAGCCACCGACCGAAAGGTCAAAAGTCTTAGCTTAAATTAGTTTAATAGTTGTAATGTGTAAGTGTTGGACTAATGTTCATGATGGAAATCCAAGGTGCTGAGTACTAAGCTTAGAAAGTGACAAGAAATTATGGTAAGTAGCaggaataaattataagttataactGTTATTGTGTAATTGTTAAATCTTGATTCCACAtgctttttatttgaatgaaaaaattgttaacttaataaatgtttcaaatgGT from Vanessa cardui chromosome 15, ilVanCard2.1, whole genome shotgun sequence carries:
- the LOC124535582 gene encoding upstream stimulatory factor 2, which produces MAKVEVEVDIHENSLDNSADSELLGMVDEGSFGSAECERSHLVSQSFLDGNEEDNSSSYNFKDISGAVTYKLVQMTGEETPNTMSSHSPTHVIPSGEFYVISNPVQVFGTTATQKKVIRRQPMQNKAITAKKRDDKRRATHNEVERRRRDKINSWITKLAALVPNSGLPDTASKGGILAKACDHITELTEKQKKLEKLEVDNDKLVLEVLRLNQELTELRKENTSMRVQLADNCLISNTPSHRPKGQKS